The window AGTTTTAAAATTTTATTTTTTACTATATTTTGAATAACATCAATTTGTAATCCTTTTTCATATGCGATGATTTCGATAATATCTAAAATTTTATCCAAGATTTGAATCCTTAAAAATTAAGTATAAAACATTTAAAAAATGTGCTGATTATATCAAACTAGACTTAAAGTTTTAAGATAAATTTGATAGAATCAAATCTTTGCAAAATGCCAATTAAGGAATAGTAAATGAATTTAAAACTAGCTAGAATGAATCTAAATGACAAGCCAAAAACAATAACACTAGAAGAAATAGAAAAACAAGTAAAAGAAAAAGGAAACACCACATTCTACCTTGATAGAGAAAATTCATTAAAAGATTTAGAAAAAATATGTGCTCATTTTGAAAAAAGTGCAAAATCAACTCATTTTCACGAGCTAAGATTTGGACTTGATAAAGATTGCATTCTTTATGAATTACACATTATAGATTATTAATAAAAGATAGCAAAATTGACTAAAAAATTATTTATAAAAACATTTGGCTGTGCTATGAATACGCGTGATAGTGATCATATTATCGCTGAATTGAAAGAAAAAGAAAACTACAATATAACACAAGATGCAAGAGAAGCTGATTTGATTATACTAAATACTTGCAGTGTTCGAGAAAAACCAGAAAAAAAGCTATTTAGTGAAATTGGAAGTTATGCTGCCATAAAAAAAAGAGATGCAAAAATTGGAATCTGTGGTTGCACCGCAAGTGCTCTTGGTGAAGAAATAATCAAAAAAGCTCCAAGTGTTAATTTTGTATTAGGTGCAAGAAATGTATCAAAAATATCAAGCATTATCCACAAAGAAAAAGCTGTAGAAATCGAGATAAATCATGATGAATCAAATTATGAATTTTGCAACAATATAGAATCTAATATAAGAGCCTTGATAAATATTTCTATTGGCTGTGATAAAAAGTGTTCTTATTGTATAGTGCCATTTACAAGAGGAAAAGAAATTTCTATCCCGCTTAATCTTATCTTAAAAGAAACAAGAGCAAGAGTAGAAAATGGTGCAAAAGAAATAATCTTGCTTGGACAAAATGTAAATAATTATGGCGCTAGATTCTCAATTCCACATGAAAAAATAAACTTTACAAAATTATTGCAGGAAATAAGCAAAATTGATGGGGTTGAACGAATCAAATTCGTATCACCGCATCCATTGCATATGGATGATGAATTTATAGAAGAGTTTGCAAGTAATAAAAAAATATCAAAATATATACATATGCCTATGCAAAGTGGCTCAAATACTGTTTTAAAAGATATGAAAAGAGGATATACAAGAGAGTGGTTTTTAAATAGAGTAAATAAGATAAAATCTCTCTGTCCTGATGTAGGTATAGGCACAGATATAATAGTGGCATTTCCAAGTGAAAAAGAAGAAGATTTCTATGATACATTAGATATGGTAAAAAATATAGAATTTGATACTATGTATAGTTTTATTTATTCTCCAAGAAAAGATACAACAGCATTTAATATGAAAGAGATAGATTCTAGTGTTGCTGCTATGAGATTAGAAATATTGCAGAATCTTCACAAGCAAATCTTAAATAAAAAAGCAAAAAATGAAATAAATAAAATCCATAAAGTTATGATTGAAAATATTAATGATAAAGGAAGTGAAGGTAGAAGCGATAATGGTAGGCTAATAAAAATAAATGATACCAATATTGCTATTGGCAATTTCTATGATGTAATCATCACAAATAATGAAAATGGAAGCCTATTTGGCAAAATAATTTAATGATATTTAATAAAGATTCTAGAAGAGCATTTAAACGTAAAATAATACTTTTATTTGCTCCACGGCTTGTTTGGATATTTCTTTGGATTTTGTATTTAAGCTGCAAAAATAGATTTTATATTCATGATG of the Helicobacter sp. MIT 99-5507 genome contains:
- a CDS encoding HP0268 family nuclease, with the protein product MNLKLARMNLNDKPKTITLEEIEKQVKEKGNTTFYLDRENSLKDLEKICAHFEKSAKSTHFHELRFGLDKDCILYELHIIDY
- the miaB gene encoding tRNA (N6-isopentenyl adenosine(37)-C2)-methylthiotransferase MiaB, whose translation is MTKKLFIKTFGCAMNTRDSDHIIAELKEKENYNITQDAREADLIILNTCSVREKPEKKLFSEIGSYAAIKKRDAKIGICGCTASALGEEIIKKAPSVNFVLGARNVSKISSIIHKEKAVEIEINHDESNYEFCNNIESNIRALINISIGCDKKCSYCIVPFTRGKEISIPLNLILKETRARVENGAKEIILLGQNVNNYGARFSIPHEKINFTKLLQEISKIDGVERIKFVSPHPLHMDDEFIEEFASNKKISKYIHMPMQSGSNTVLKDMKRGYTREWFLNRVNKIKSLCPDVGIGTDIIVAFPSEKEEDFYDTLDMVKNIEFDTMYSFIYSPRKDTTAFNMKEIDSSVAAMRLEILQNLHKQILNKKAKNEINKIHKVMIENINDKGSEGRSDNGRLIKINDTNIAIGNFYDVIITNNENGSLFGKII